A stretch of the Butyricicoccus intestinisimiae genome encodes the following:
- a CDS encoding penicillin-binding Tp47 domain C-containing protein: MNNNAKKTLRVLSVATAATMMVGGAAFAVNADDIHGHWAEKTLQQFIDNGWIQGDEGGIRPDSTITRAEMATVVDAVEEYTEEADVSGYKDVAKTDWFYKQVAKIVKANVMVGVGDNKWAPQGDVTREQAAVIMCKLNDVSVDTKANAADIRAQLTKLGYTDANAVSDWAAPYILAAVQNGYMSGYPDHTLRSGNNITRAEAIVMLDKAGATEQFAYVTMNVPYDDFYKAEGVTAVDGVDAVTSATMRKSRMNTADGLTAGTYYKTAEDEKSDAIRGVVCTVRVVKSDLAKLNASLTEHDDYYYTALDSVPENYKELTVNKDGSYSFGKTTAAVDTETLKDTTVTFKTSSKYGDYQMKFSTNVLEKIGRAYGATVTTTDGTSYAMRSLENVWNGKSLELAWSVGFTTTSHGNPLVSDDYVSMMGKTIKSVAFYTVDGKIYSLDCEQYVPVKFATENFAVENALADSGSTSVELKDFPKDYEVEYQVTDAQGNAAEGLSVKDGKISWKGTAATGKYTLTVSDKSGKYASYSTTFELQTDAVVAAYDAENSKLVKTKDATDEQFADYLSNISSVTVGDTTYNATGKGAAKIIKDDGSIDFDATYGKDKTPIFEAGKEYNLEVAATGYKNNISFKATAPEAKIYVKMNIPYADFYAAEINNEDAVDAVTSATNNKSIKNGDGELVGGTYNDYNADAWAAGTQKKVNIKGVSYPVAITPSELAQLTKTDDKQADYYYTELESAPAAYKTATVKDGKISFGEAQGKTTKLEAKTELSTSTAWGDYLLDVDTDAFGTNNVYGVVISAEKDGKTTTYGMRQEENIWRRTEIAWSSGIKKTEPHGNVLNYEHYVGLMGSTIKSVTYYTADGEYTIDADLYVPVKFTTDNFKVENALADSGSTSVEMKDFPSDYQAEYKVTDAKGNELEGASVKDGKISWTGTPANGKYTLTVSDKSGKYASCSTTFELQISAMPAAYQASNLRVAGADGASAEELSGFLSNVSTVTINGKNYAASGRGSVAVINSKGFIDLTTSPFTGMKAGDIYKISVKATGYAKTLDFELTVPDKIYAYANLTYNEYWANEGVYAAGNDSSSEEADAKGELDKGGFDAVSRATTNHGLHRGSFQQTAVIEATTADGQTVSMGVDHWSEDNTKFYDANGTEYTVDRTAKPMSISYKTRQGRETVTVTASFKDYKITGIKYVPVAVDAADYQDFCKKYTVVKNGQSVQGGYGEQNLKAYTGVAAVDAATNGLKTVSKSGDAYTFSARQTGTGSGLLDQEQANDGTGVTTEVKKYSGNYGEFLRVDLNGTYGALGAAMQTVKWTYYGSDSTYTTPAATYGTKFAADNWMHKSMGIQLGLTDSVRCQLPEGTDGTGYWALTVYGLGTSDYTTQFQVTAENLPSTVAGITDEQKTELTNLIATAQELSAKNPSNKAALDEHIAEAQAMLNNADATQPEAAELIADLQGLIKTAQDELAAQPTEKTVAKTVTVNPDADEDFNAYSLIVDVTVKDGKVQSVALNKDCTIKKSNKPYSEDAFNGMNTKLAGKSAAEIDGADIVSGATCSSNAIKEAAKAALSE; encoded by the coding sequence ATGAACAACAACGCGAAAAAGACGCTGCGTGTCCTGAGTGTGGCTACGGCAGCAACCATGATGGTAGGCGGTGCGGCATTTGCAGTCAATGCAGATGACATTCACGGCCACTGGGCAGAAAAGACCCTGCAGCAGTTCATTGACAACGGCTGGATTCAGGGCGACGAGGGCGGCATTCGTCCGGACAGCACCATCACCCGTGCAGAGATGGCAACCGTCGTTGACGCTGTCGAGGAATACACCGAGGAAGCGGACGTCTCCGGCTACAAGGACGTTGCAAAGACCGACTGGTTCTACAAGCAGGTGGCAAAGATCGTCAAGGCCAATGTCATGGTCGGCGTAGGCGACAACAAGTGGGCGCCGCAGGGCGATGTGACGCGCGAGCAGGCTGCCGTTATCATGTGCAAGCTGAACGATGTCTCGGTTGACACCAAGGCGAATGCGGCAGACATCCGCGCACAGCTGACCAAGCTGGGCTACACAGATGCGAACGCTGTTTCCGATTGGGCTGCACCGTACATTCTGGCAGCGGTTCAGAACGGCTACATGTCCGGTTATCCGGATCACACGCTGCGCTCCGGCAACAACATCACGCGCGCAGAAGCCATCGTGATGCTGGACAAGGCAGGCGCGACAGAGCAGTTCGCTTACGTTACCATGAACGTGCCGTATGATGATTTCTACAAGGCTGAGGGCGTAACCGCTGTTGACGGCGTTGACGCAGTTACTTCTGCAACCATGCGAAAGTCCCGCATGAACACGGCAGACGGACTGACCGCCGGCACGTACTACAAGACGGCAGAGGACGAAAAGTCTGACGCCATTCGCGGCGTTGTTTGCACGGTTCGTGTGGTAAAGTCTGATCTGGCAAAGCTGAACGCTTCTCTGACCGAGCATGATGATTACTACTACACCGCGCTGGATTCCGTTCCGGAAAACTATAAGGAACTGACCGTCAACAAGGACGGCTCCTATAGCTTTGGCAAGACCACGGCTGCTGTGGACACCGAGACACTGAAGGACACCACCGTTACGTTCAAGACGTCCTCCAAGTACGGCGACTATCAGATGAAGTTCTCGACGAATGTTTTGGAAAAGATTGGCCGTGCATACGGCGCAACCGTAACGACCACAGACGGCACGTCTTATGCGATGCGTTCTCTGGAGAACGTGTGGAACGGCAAGAGTCTGGAACTGGCATGGTCTGTCGGCTTTACAACGACTTCACACGGCAACCCGCTGGTATCCGATGACTACGTTTCCATGATGGGCAAGACCATCAAGAGCGTGGCATTCTACACGGTAGACGGCAAGATTTACAGCTTGGATTGCGAGCAGTATGTTCCGGTGAAATTTGCAACCGAGAATTTCGCAGTAGAGAATGCACTGGCTGACAGCGGTTCCACCTCTGTAGAACTGAAGGACTTCCCGAAGGATTATGAGGTGGAGTATCAGGTAACCGACGCACAGGGCAATGCAGCCGAAGGCCTTTCCGTCAAGGACGGCAAGATTTCCTGGAAGGGCACAGCGGCAACCGGCAAGTACACGCTGACGGTTTCGGATAAGTCCGGCAAGTATGCAAGCTACTCCACCACCTTTGAGCTGCAGACCGATGCTGTCGTTGCGGCATATGACGCAGAGAACAGCAAGCTGGTAAAGACCAAGGACGCAACCGACGAGCAGTTTGCAGACTATCTGTCCAACATTTCCAGCGTAACGGTCGGTGACACCACTTACAATGCAACCGGCAAGGGCGCTGCAAAGATTATCAAGGATGACGGCTCCATTGACTTCGATGCGACATACGGCAAGGACAAGACGCCGATCTTCGAAGCAGGCAAGGAGTACAATCTGGAAGTAGCTGCTACCGGCTACAAGAACAACATTTCCTTCAAGGCAACTGCTCCGGAAGCAAAGATTTATGTCAAGATGAACATCCCGTATGCGGATTTCTACGCTGCTGAAATCAACAACGAGGACGCTGTGGACGCTGTAACCTCCGCAACCAACAACAAGTCCATCAAGAACGGCGATGGCGAGCTGGTCGGCGGCACCTACAACGACTACAATGCAGACGCTTGGGCAGCAGGCACCCAGAAGAAAGTGAACATCAAGGGCGTTAGCTATCCGGTAGCCATCACGCCGTCTGAATTGGCACAGCTGACCAAGACCGATGACAAGCAGGCGGATTACTACTACACCGAGCTGGAGTCTGCACCGGCTGCTTACAAGACGGCAACCGTCAAGGACGGCAAGATTTCCTTTGGCGAGGCACAGGGCAAGACCACCAAGCTGGAGGCAAAAACGGAACTGTCCACTTCCACTGCTTGGGGCGACTATCTGCTCGATGTGGATACCGATGCGTTCGGCACGAACAACGTATACGGCGTTGTGATTTCTGCCGAAAAGGACGGCAAGACCACGACCTACGGCATGCGTCAGGAAGAAAACATCTGGAGAAGAACCGAAATCGCTTGGTCCTCCGGCATCAAAAAGACCGAGCCGCACGGCAACGTGCTCAACTATGAGCACTATGTTGGTCTGATGGGCAGCACCATCAAGAGCGTGACCTACTACACGGCTGACGGCGAATATACCATTGACGCGGATCTGTATGTACCGGTCAAGTTCACAACCGACAATTTCAAGGTAGAAAATGCGCTGGCAGACAGCGGTTCCACTTCTGTTGAGATGAAGGACTTCCCGTCCGATTATCAGGCGGAGTACAAGGTAACCGACGCCAAGGGCAATGAGCTGGAAGGCGCTTCCGTCAAGGACGGCAAGATTTCCTGGACCGGCACACCGGCTAATGGCAAGTATACGCTGACGGTTTCGGATAAGTCCGGCAAGTACGCAAGCTGCTCCACCACTTTTGAGCTGCAGATCAGCGCAATGCCGGCTGCATATCAGGCAAGCAATCTGCGCGTAGCAGGCGCTGACGGCGCAAGCGCAGAGGAGCTGAGCGGCTTCCTGTCCAATGTATCTACTGTTACGATTAACGGTAAGAATTATGCAGCATCCGGTCGTGGTTCTGTAGCGGTTATCAACAGCAAGGGCTTTATTGATCTGACAACCTCTCCGTTTACCGGCATGAAGGCAGGCGACATCTACAAGATTTCCGTCAAGGCTACCGGCTATGCAAAGACCCTCGACTTTGAACTGACCGTTCCGGATAAGATTTACGCGTATGCAAATCTGACCTACAACGAGTACTGGGCAAACGAAGGCGTATACGCAGCTGGCAACGATTCCAGCTCCGAAGAAGCGGACGCAAAGGGTGAGCTGGACAAGGGCGGCTTTGATGCGGTATCCCGTGCAACCACCAACCACGGCCTGCATCGCGGCAGCTTCCAGCAGACCGCTGTGATTGAAGCAACAACCGCTGACGGACAGACCGTAAGCATGGGTGTTGACCATTGGTCTGAAGATAACACCAAGTTCTATGATGCAAATGGCACAGAGTATACGGTTGACCGCACGGCTAAGCCGATGAGCATTTCGTATAAGACCCGTCAGGGACGAGAAACTGTTACGGTAACAGCTTCCTTCAAGGACTATAAAATCACCGGCATCAAGTATGTTCCGGTTGCTGTTGACGCCGCAGACTATCAGGACTTCTGCAAGAAGTACACGGTAGTCAAGAACGGCCAGTCGGTACAGGGCGGCTACGGCGAGCAGAACCTGAAGGCATACACCGGCGTTGCCGCTGTGGATGCAGCGACCAACGGTCTCAAGACGGTTTCCAAGTCCGGCGATGCCTATACCTTCAGCGCACGCCAGACGGGCACCGGCTCCGGTCTGCTGGATCAGGAACAGGCAAACGACGGCACCGGCGTTACCACGGAAGTTAAGAAATACAGCGGCAACTACGGCGAGTTCCTGCGCGTTGACCTGAACGGCACATACGGCGCACTGGGCGCTGCTATGCAGACGGTCAAGTGGACATACTACGGCAGCGACAGCACCTACACCACACCGGCTGCAACCTACGGCACCAAATTCGCAGCGGATAACTGGATGCACAAGTCTATGGGCATTCAGCTGGGTCTGACCGATTCTGTTCGCTGCCAGCTGCCGGAAGGCACCGACGGCACCGGCTACTGGGCACTGACCGTTTACGGTCTGGGCACCTCGGATTACACCACCCAGTTCCAGGTAACCGCAGAAAACCTGCCGTCCACTGTAGCAGGCATCACGGACGAGCAGAAAACCGAGCTGACCAACCTGATTGCTACGGCACAGGAGCTGTCCGCGAAGAACCCGTCCAACAAGGCTGCTCTGGATGAGCACATTGCAGAGGCTCAGGCTATGCTGAACAATGCGGATGCAACCCAGCCGGAAGCTGCCGAGCTGATTGCAGACCTGCAGGGTCTCATCAAGACGGCACAGGACGAGCTGGCAGCACAGCCGACGGAAAAGACCGTAGCAAAGACAGTTACCGTAAATCCAGATGCAGACGAAGACTTTAATGCGTACAGCCTGATTGTTGATGTCACCGTCAAGGATGGCAAGGTTCAGTCTGTTGCATTGAACAAGGACTGCACCATCAAGAAGAGCAACAAGCCGTACTCTGAGGATGCGTTCAATGGTATGAACACCAAGCTGGCTGGCAAGTCTGCTGCTGAGATTGACGGTGCAGACATCGTTTCCGGTGCAACCTGCTCTTCCAATGCAATCAAGGAAGCTGCCAAGGCTGCTCTTAGCGAATAA
- a CDS encoding metal-dependent transcriptional regulator, with product MELTGTHLRYLLHMYEMSQREGEMRLTEIAKALHVKKASVARIVSVFREKQLVDQQRYGKLHLTAYGNEVAARYADRVYHVADCLMQTGLFVTRQQATDAACILLPELPESCADADAVAVS from the coding sequence ATGGAGCTGACCGGTACACACCTGCGGTATCTGCTGCACATGTACGAAATGTCTCAGCGGGAGGGCGAAATGCGGCTGACGGAGATTGCCAAGGCGCTGCATGTGAAAAAAGCATCCGTTGCGCGGATTGTCAGCGTTTTTCGGGAAAAACAGCTTGTGGATCAGCAGCGATATGGGAAACTTCACCTGACAGCGTATGGAAACGAGGTGGCGGCGCGGTATGCCGACCGCGTGTACCATGTGGCGGACTGCCTGATGCAGACGGGGCTGTTTGTGACGCGCCAGCAGGCGACGGATGCGGCGTGCATCTTATTGCCGGAGCTACCGGAGTCCTGTGCCGATGCTGACGCGGTTGCGGTAAGCTAA
- the rplT gene encoding 50S ribosomal protein L20: MARVKGAMMTRKRRKKILKLSKGYFGAKSKLFRTANEAVMKSLRYAYIGRKHKKRDFRRLWITRISAATQANGMNYSTFMNGLKKAGVDINRKMLADLAVNDKPAFEALVATAKAAL; encoded by the coding sequence ATGGCAAGAGTTAAGGGCGCAATGATGACGCGCAAGAGAAGAAAGAAGATTCTGAAGCTTTCTAAGGGTTACTTTGGTGCAAAGTCCAAGCTGTTCCGCACTGCAAACGAAGCAGTGATGAAGTCCCTGCGTTACGCATACATCGGCCGTAAGCACAAGAAGAGAGATTTCCGCAGACTGTGGATCACCCGTATCTCCGCTGCTACCCAGGCTAACGGCATGAACTACAGCACTTTCATGAACGGTCTGAAGAAGGCTGGTGTTGACATCAACCGTAAGATGCTGGCAGATCTGGCTGTAAACGACAAGCCGGCTTTCGAGGCTCTGGTTGCTACCGCTAAGGCTGCTCTGTAA
- the rpmI gene encoding 50S ribosomal protein L35 codes for MPKIKTHSGASKRFKMTKTGKIKRAHVGRRHILNKKSTKRLRHLRKEGFADSTNVAQVKRLLPYK; via the coding sequence ATGCCTAAGATTAAGACTCACAGCGGCGCGTCCAAGCGCTTTAAGATGACAAAGACCGGCAAGATCAAGCGCGCTCATGTTGGTCGCCGCCACATCCTGAACAAGAAGTCCACCAAGCGTCTGAGACATCTGCGTAAGGAAGGCTTTGCTGATTCCACCAACGTAGCACAGGTAAAGCGCCTGCTGCCGTACAAGTAA
- the infC gene encoding translation initiation factor IF-3, producing the protein MEHQINEEIRDKEVRLIDAEGNQAGIVPIAKALEAAAAKNLDLVKIAPNAVPPVCRVMDYGKFRFEQAKREKEARKNQHVVEIKEIRLSPGIDVNDLNVKVNHAKRFLKAGNKVKVSVRFRGREVTHSSIGLDLLRRFADECAEIGSMDKAPKLEGRQMIMFLGPKKDGPKKDAGKKSRKGKSGKPQQAPKADSSES; encoded by the coding sequence ATGGAACACCAGATCAATGAAGAGATCCGCGACAAGGAAGTAAGACTGATCGACGCAGAGGGCAATCAGGCCGGCATCGTACCGATTGCGAAGGCACTGGAGGCAGCTGCCGCAAAGAATCTTGACCTCGTGAAGATCGCACCGAACGCTGTTCCGCCGGTATGCCGCGTCATGGACTACGGCAAGTTCCGTTTCGAGCAGGCAAAGCGCGAGAAGGAAGCAAGAAAGAATCAGCATGTCGTGGAGATTAAGGAGATTCGCCTTAGCCCCGGCATTGATGTCAACGACCTCAACGTAAAGGTCAATCATGCAAAGCGTTTCCTGAAGGCTGGAAACAAGGTTAAGGTATCGGTTCGTTTCCGCGGCCGTGAAGTAACCCACTCTTCGATCGGTCTCGATCTGCTGCGCCGTTTCGCGGATGAATGCGCGGAAATCGGCAGTATGGATAAAGCCCCTAAACTGGAAGGCCGTCAGATGATTATGTTTCTCGGCCCGAAGAAGGATGGTCCGAAGAAGGATGCCGGCAAGAAGAGCCGCAAGGGTAAGTCCGGCAAGCCGCAGCAGGCTCCGAAAGCGGATTCGTCTGAATCATAA
- a CDS encoding DUF1292 domain-containing protein — protein sequence MSEENKSNYVILTDEEGNEKEFEHIDTLEDNGTVYMAFIPAELNLEEEAEVVILKIVDEDGEELLASVDDEEESLRLYNLFMSRLEALYDAPEDDEE from the coding sequence ATGAGTGAAGAAAACAAGAGCAACTATGTCATCCTGACCGACGAGGAAGGCAATGAGAAAGAATTTGAGCACATCGACACGCTGGAGGACAACGGCACCGTCTATATGGCTTTCATTCCGGCTGAACTGAATCTGGAAGAAGAGGCAGAAGTTGTCATCCTGAAGATTGTCGATGAGGACGGCGAAGAGCTGCTCGCATCGGTGGATGACGAGGAAGAAAGCCTCCGCCTGTACAATCTGTTTATGTCCCGTCTGGAGGCGCTGTACGACGCGCCGGAGGACGACGAGGAGTAA
- a CDS encoding YifB family Mg chelatase-like AAA ATPase, with translation MIATVFSAGIYGIEGYLVTVECGLVNGLPSFELVGLPGAAVKESKERVTTAARSIGMALLPARKTVNLAPADIRKEGAVYDLPILLGLLAAQGNIEQQLPDDSVFIGEIGLRGELRPVKGALSMAMAVQQAGKSKLFLPEGNAEEASLIGNDLIIYAVHHVEQILDHLTGKHPLEAYVPEHLVQDTPDAALDFCDVMGQENVKRAMEIAAAGGHNMLMSGSPGSGKSMMAKRIGTILPPMTPEEKMDVVRIYSIIGEGSRAARSQMRPVRAPHHTTSAAGIAGGGKGIPMPGELSLAHNGVLFLDELPEFRVDALEVLRQPIENGTVSIVRTAGRVTYPARFMLICAMNPCKCGWYGHPSGRCRCTPAEVKKYRRKISGPLLDRIDIQVHVRPVPLKDLSERKPAESSADIRARVIAARERQQARYAGTKTRCNADMQPAQLAEFCRPDAAGQALLDAAFKKLGMTARSYDRILRLARTIADLAGEERISAGHIAEAIQYRSMDRDGA, from the coding sequence ATGATAGCAACTGTATTTTCCGCGGGCATTTACGGCATAGAAGGATATCTTGTGACCGTCGAATGCGGACTGGTCAACGGCCTGCCGTCGTTTGAGCTGGTCGGCCTGCCGGGCGCGGCGGTCAAGGAATCCAAGGAACGCGTCACGACGGCGGCGCGCAGCATCGGAATGGCGCTGCTGCCTGCGCGCAAGACGGTAAATCTGGCGCCGGCGGACATTCGCAAGGAAGGCGCGGTGTATGACCTGCCGATTTTGCTGGGTCTGCTGGCGGCGCAGGGAAACATCGAGCAGCAGCTGCCGGATGACAGCGTATTTATCGGAGAAATCGGCCTGCGCGGCGAGCTGCGCCCCGTCAAGGGCGCGCTCTCAATGGCAATGGCGGTGCAGCAGGCGGGAAAGAGCAAGCTGTTCCTGCCGGAGGGAAATGCAGAGGAAGCGTCCCTGATTGGAAACGATTTGATAATTTACGCAGTGCACCACGTCGAGCAGATTCTCGATCATCTGACGGGAAAGCATCCGCTCGAAGCCTATGTGCCGGAGCATCTGGTGCAGGACACGCCGGATGCTGCGCTGGACTTCTGCGACGTCATGGGACAGGAAAACGTCAAGCGGGCGATGGAGATTGCGGCGGCAGGCGGGCACAATATGCTCATGTCGGGCAGTCCCGGCTCGGGCAAGAGCATGATGGCAAAGCGGATTGGAACCATTTTGCCGCCCATGACGCCGGAAGAAAAAATGGATGTCGTGCGCATCTATTCTATTATCGGCGAGGGCAGCCGCGCGGCGCGGTCACAGATGCGTCCGGTGCGTGCGCCGCATCACACGACGAGCGCGGCGGGCATCGCGGGCGGCGGGAAGGGCATCCCGATGCCCGGCGAATTGAGCTTGGCGCACAACGGCGTGCTGTTTCTCGATGAGCTGCCGGAGTTTCGCGTGGACGCCTTGGAGGTTTTGCGCCAGCCGATAGAAAACGGCACGGTTTCCATTGTGCGCACGGCGGGACGCGTGACGTATCCGGCGAGGTTCATGCTAATTTGTGCGATGAATCCGTGCAAATGCGGCTGGTATGGGCATCCGTCCGGCAGATGCCGGTGCACACCGGCGGAAGTGAAAAAGTACCGGAGAAAAATCTCCGGTCCGCTGCTCGACCGCATAGATATTCAAGTGCATGTGCGTCCGGTGCCGCTCAAGGACTTGTCCGAGCGCAAGCCCGCAGAGAGCTCAGCGGACATTCGCGCGCGGGTCATCGCGGCGCGCGAACGGCAGCAGGCGCGGTACGCAGGTACCAAGACGCGGTGTAACGCGGACATGCAGCCGGCGCAGCTGGCGGAATTTTGCCGTCCGGATGCCGCCGGACAGGCGCTGCTGGATGCCGCGTTCAAAAAGCTCGGCATGACGGCGCGCAGCTATGACCGCATTCTGCGCCTTGCCCGCACGATTGCGGATCTGGCGGGAGAAGAACGCATTTCCGCCGGACACATCGCGGAGGCGATTCAGTACCGCAGCATGGATCGGGACGGTGCGTGA